The following proteins are encoded in a genomic region of Streptococcus sp. 29892:
- a CDS encoding glycosyltransferase family 2 protein yields MGKNIETSSISVVIPAYNSENVIVRALESVRLQTCLEYINEIIVVNDGSTDSTAFEVEHYAKKYPYLNIRLINQENAGVSRARNVGMLNALGTWIALLDSDDEWFANKIERQIDEILVNDSIDFIGGNHTTFPLTILGRKIDRLHRANIQEICIKMFPQTSTVLFKKSIFDEIGGYDEKRHYSEDRQYFLRICHAYGYYYLPEQNVHYDRGKRGFGERGLSGNLKGMQEGNRLNFMELLKQKKISLPFYIAITIFDELKYLRRVLVSMKK; encoded by the coding sequence TTGGGAAAAAATATAGAAACATCATCTATCTCAGTGGTTATTCCAGCCTACAATTCTGAGAATGTTATAGTAAGAGCTTTAGAATCAGTTAGGCTACAAACTTGTTTGGAGTATATTAACGAAATTATTGTAGTTAACGATGGTTCTACAGATTCGACAGCATTCGAGGTTGAACATTATGCAAAAAAATATCCATATCTTAACATTCGCCTAATAAATCAAGAAAATGCAGGAGTTTCTAGAGCAAGAAATGTAGGAATGTTAAATGCTTTAGGAACTTGGATTGCTTTGCTAGATTCTGATGACGAGTGGTTTGCGAATAAAATTGAAAGGCAAATTGATGAAATTTTAGTAAATGATAGTATTGATTTCATTGGTGGTAATCATACCACCTTTCCATTAACTATTCTTGGACGCAAGATAGATAGACTTCATAGAGCAAATATTCAAGAAATTTGTATCAAGATGTTTCCACAGACTTCAACAGTGCTTTTTAAAAAATCAATCTTTGATGAAATTGGTGGATATGATGAGAAACGCCATTATTCTGAGGATAGACAATACTTTTTAAGAATTTGTCATGCATATGGATATTATTATTTACCCGAACAGAATGTTCACTATGATCGTGGAAAGCGAGGTTTTGGGGAGCGAGGTCTATCAGGTAACTTAAAAGGTATGCAAGAAGGGAACAGATTGAATTTCATGGAATTATTAAAGCAGAAAAAAATAAGTTTACCCTTTTATATTGCAATCACTATTTTTGATGAATTAAAATATTTAAGAAGGGTACTTGTATCAATGAAAAAATAA
- a CDS encoding NAD-dependent epimerase/dehydratase family protein — MKRVLITGANSYIGTSFEEYVKNKDSNFEIDTLDLLDPNWEEFDFSGYDSIFHVAAIVHKREKKISYEEYKKVNTDLPVLIAKKAKKAGVSQFIFLSTMSVYGLNTGKIASSTLAIPTTKYGQSKYQAEEELLKLRDCQFKLVIVRPPIVYGKASKGNYSNLSKLTQLTPIFPKILNSRSMLHIDNLCEFIRKVIELELRGLFCPQNSEYVNTSELVKVIAEVHGKKIYFTKIFNPVIKLLFHFDTVKKVFGNLVYEKEMSRYDFEYQVIDFEESIKNTEL; from the coding sequence ATGAAAAGAGTATTGATAACAGGAGCAAACTCATATATTGGAACTTCGTTTGAAGAATACGTGAAAAATAAGGATAGTAATTTTGAAATTGATACCCTTGATTTATTAGATCCCAATTGGGAAGAGTTTGATTTTTCAGGCTATGACTCTATTTTTCATGTTGCCGCAATTGTACACAAGCGTGAGAAAAAAATTTCATATGAGGAGTATAAGAAAGTAAATACTGATTTACCAGTTTTGATTGCAAAAAAAGCAAAAAAAGCAGGAGTTTCTCAATTTATTTTCTTGAGTACCATGAGTGTGTATGGTCTCAATACTGGTAAAATAGCAAGTTCAACCCTGGCAATTCCAACGACGAAATATGGTCAATCTAAGTACCAGGCTGAGGAGGAATTACTCAAGTTACGTGACTGCCAGTTTAAATTGGTTATTGTGAGACCACCTATAGTTTATGGGAAAGCTTCTAAGGGAAATTATTCGAATTTATCAAAGTTAACTCAGTTAACACCAATTTTTCCAAAAATTTTAAATTCTAGAAGTATGTTGCATATTGATAACCTCTGTGAATTTATCAGGAAAGTTATAGAGTTAGAGTTGCGTGGGCTGTTTTGTCCACAAAATTCAGAATATGTCAATACTTCTGAATTGGTTAAAGTAATAGCTGAAGTACATGGAAAGAAAATATATTTTACAAAAATATTTAATCCAGTCATAAAGTTATTGTTCCATTTTGATACAGTGAAGAAAGTATTTGGAAATCTTGTTTATGAAAAAGAGATGAGTCGTTATGACTTTGAATATCAGGTAATCGATTTTGAGGAATCAATAAAAAATACAGAATTATGA
- a CDS encoding sugar transferase, with translation MYPILKRVFDIVLSGVAILVFSPILVIIAIAIKLDSKGPVLFKQKRVGKNKTYFMIYKFRSMYVDAPSDMPTHLLQDPTAMITKVGGFLRKTSLDELPQLFNIFKGDMAIVGPRPALWNQYDLIEERDKYRANDIRPGLTGWAQINGRDELEIDEKSKLDGYYVENMGLLLDIKCFFGTFISVAKSEGVVEGGTGQKGKS, from the coding sequence ATGTATCCAATTTTAAAACGAGTTTTTGACATTGTGCTATCAGGAGTGGCTATCCTTGTTTTCAGCCCAATTTTAGTCATTATTGCGATTGCAATCAAGCTGGATTCAAAGGGACCAGTACTATTTAAGCAAAAAAGAGTTGGAAAGAATAAGACATATTTCATGATTTATAAATTCCGCTCTATGTATGTAGATGCTCCAAGCGATATGCCAACCCATCTTTTGCAGGATCCGACGGCTATGATTACCAAAGTTGGTGGTTTTTTGAGAAAGACAAGCCTTGATGAACTTCCACAGCTATTCAATATTTTTAAAGGAGATATGGCTATTGTTGGTCCACGTCCAGCCCTATGGAATCAATACGATTTGATTGAGGAGCGAGATAAATATAGAGCAAATGACATTCGTCCAGGTCTGACTGGTTGGGCTCAAATTAATGGCCGTGATGAGTTAGAGATTGATGAAAAGTCAAAATTAGATGGTTACTATGTTGAGAATATGGGGCTACTGCTTGATATTAAGTGTTTTTTTGGAACGTTTATTAGCGTAGCCAAAAGTGAAGGTGTCGTCGAAGGCGGAACGGGGCAGAAAGGGAAGTCATGA
- a CDS encoding Fic family protein: protein MDDIIETTNHFTAVDFLLDSFQDNLNETWIKEIHAILKRGTSDSRKSWFQVGDYKSYPNEVGGRETTLPEYVESGMQELLRNYHALSPTSFEDILDFHVRFERIHPFQDGNGRVGRLIMFKECLKHGHVPFIIGDDMKYFYYRGLSEWGE from the coding sequence GTGGATGATATTATCGAAACGACCAATCATTTTACGGCTGTCGATTTTTTATTAGATAGCTTTCAAGATAATTTGAATGAAACTTGGATAAAGGAGATTCATGCTATCTTAAAGAGAGGCACCTCTGATTCTCGGAAGTCATGGTTTCAAGTCGGAGACTATAAGTCGTACCCAAATGAAGTCGGCGGACGTGAAACGACTCTACCCGAGTATGTGGAGTCAGGCATGCAAGAATTACTTAGAAATTATCATGCTCTATCCCCTACTTCCTTTGAGGATATACTGGACTTTCATGTTCGATTCGAACGTATCCATCCCTTTCAAGATGGTAATGGTCGAGTTGGTCGGTTGATTATGTTTAAAGAGTGCCTCAAACATGGGCATGTGCCCTTCATCATTGGTGATGATATGAAATACTTCTATTATCGGGGGCTTTCTGAATGGGGAGAGTAG
- a CDS encoding polysaccharide biosynthesis protein produces the protein MDLGTVTDKLLERNSKRLILMFMDSCLIILSMILSRLFLDIIVDISDDRFYLAVLFILIFYLIISVRLKVFSLITRYTGYQSFIKIGLSLFSAHVIFLILSIIIWQTFSYRFILVSIVLSFVMLITPRIIWKVMHDTKKNALHKADSPLRILVVGAGDGGNIFINTVKDRKLNFEIVGIVDRDPNKLGTFIRNVKVLGNRNDIPRLVKELAVDQVTIAIPSLNGKEREKIVEICNSIGVKVNNMPSIEDILAGNMSVSAFQEIDVADLLGRPEVELDQEELNHYFEGKTILVTGAGGSIGSELCRQIVKFSPKRLLLLGHGENSIYLIHRELSGKCQDKLELIPLIADIQDRDLLFEIMAEYKPDLVYHAAAHKHVPLMEYNPHEAVKNNIFGTKNVAEAAKAARVEKFVMVSTDKAVNPPNVMGATKRVAEMIVTSLNEPGQTQFAAVRFGNVLGSRGSVVPLFKEQIKKGGPVTVTDFRMTRYFMTIPEASRLVIQAGHLAKGGEIFVLDMGEPVHIIELARKVILLSGHTEDEIGIVESGIRPGEKLYEELLSTEERVSEQIHEKIFVGRVTNKADEVVQTFIDSLLSKDKIELRNVLLEFAKQE, from the coding sequence ATGGATTTAGGAACTGTTACTGACAAACTTTTGGAGAGAAACAGTAAAAGATTAATACTAATGTTTATGGATAGCTGCTTAATCATCCTATCCATGATCTTAAGTAGATTATTTTTAGATATTATTGTAGATATTTCGGACGATAGATTTTACTTAGCGGTTTTATTTATTCTTATCTTCTATCTAATAATATCCGTTAGATTAAAAGTATTTTCACTAATAACAAGATACACTGGTTATCAAAGTTTTATTAAAATTGGCCTGAGTTTATTTTCAGCCCACGTTATTTTTTTGATACTTTCAATAATCATCTGGCAAACCTTTAGCTATCGATTTATTTTGGTGTCAATCGTTCTATCATTTGTCATGCTGATCACTCCACGTATCATTTGGAAGGTGATGCATGACACGAAGAAAAACGCGCTTCATAAGGCGGATAGCCCTTTGCGAATTCTTGTTGTGGGTGCAGGAGACGGTGGAAATATCTTTATCAATACCGTTAAAGATAGAAAGTTGAACTTTGAAATCGTGGGTATTGTTGATCGAGATCCAAATAAACTTGGGACCTTTATTCGCAATGTCAAGGTTTTAGGAAATCGAAATGACATACCTCGATTAGTAAAAGAATTAGCTGTTGATCAAGTAACAATAGCTATTCCGTCTTTAAATGGTAAGGAAAGAGAAAAAATTGTTGAGATCTGCAATAGCATAGGTGTAAAAGTCAATAATATGCCAAGTATTGAGGATATACTGGCAGGTAATATGTCCGTCAGTGCTTTCCAGGAAATTGATGTAGCAGACCTTCTAGGCCGTCCAGAAGTTGAGTTGGACCAAGAAGAACTGAATCACTACTTTGAGGGGAAAACGATTCTTGTTACAGGAGCTGGAGGCTCTATCGGATCAGAATTGTGTCGTCAGATTGTCAAGTTTTCACCAAAGAGATTGCTTTTGCTGGGACATGGAGAAAATTCTATTTATCTCATTCATCGTGAGTTATCTGGAAAATGCCAAGACAAGCTCGAACTCATCCCTCTTATAGCGGATATTCAAGATAGAGATTTATTATTTGAAATCATGGCTGAATATAAACCGGATCTTGTTTATCATGCTGCAGCCCATAAGCATGTTCCATTGATGGAATATAACCCACATGAAGCAGTAAAGAATAATATTTTTGGGACAAAGAATGTGGCTGAGGCAGCCAAAGCAGCTAGGGTTGAAAAATTTGTAATGGTTTCGACCGATAAGGCAGTCAATCCACCAAATGTTATGGGGGCGACTAAGCGGGTAGCAGAAATGATTGTTACTAGCCTGAATGAACCTGGACAAACACAATTTGCTGCAGTACGGTTCGGAAATGTTTTAGGTAGTCGCGGAAGTGTTGTGCCTCTGTTTAAGGAACAAATCAAAAAAGGCGGTCCTGTTACCGTTACTGATTTTAGAATGACTCGTTATTTCATGACAATACCAGAAGCCAGTCGTTTGGTTATCCAAGCAGGACACTTGGCTAAAGGTGGTGAAATTTTTGTCTTAGACATGGGTGAACCAGTACATATCATAGAACTAGCTAGAAAAGTTATCTTATTAAGCGGTCATACTGAAGATGAAATTGGAATTGTGGAATCTGGGATTCGTCCTGGAGAAAAACTCTATGAAGAGTTACTATCCACTGAAGAACGTGTTAGCGAACAGATTCATGAAAAGATTTTCGTAGGTCGTGTAACCAATAAAGCAGATGAGGTAGTTCAAACTTTTATTGATAGTCTATTATCAAAAGATAAGATTGAATTAAGAAACGTCTTGCTTGAATTTGCTAAGCAAGAATAG
- the cps4B gene encoding capsular polysaccharide biosynthesis protein Cps4B codes for MIDIHSHIIFGVDDGPKSIEESLALIGHAHRQGARFIVATSHRRKGMFETPEKVIMANFLELKEAVKAAYPEVRLCYGAEIYYSRDVLEKLEKKKLPTINGSRYVLLEFSMRTPWKDIQEAVHEVMLLGVTPLLAHIERYDALAYKAERVEELIDKGCYMQVNSSHVLKPGLIGDKSKEFKKRVQYFLERDLVHCVASDMHNTTTRPPFMKDAYQLIAEEYGQDKAKALFKKNPLILLKNQVL; via the coding sequence ATGATTGATATTCATTCGCATATAATCTTTGGTGTGGATGATGGTCCAAAGAGTATAGAGGAGAGCCTGGCTTTGATTGGCCATGCTCACCGTCAAGGAGCGCGCTTTATCGTAGCAACCTCCCATAGACGCAAAGGCATGTTTGAAACACCTGAAAAGGTGATCATGGCTAATTTTCTTGAACTGAAAGAGGCTGTAAAAGCAGCTTACCCAGAGGTTCGGCTGTGTTATGGGGCTGAAATCTACTATAGCCGTGATGTTTTAGAAAAGTTAGAAAAGAAAAAACTACCAACTATCAATGGTTCACGCTACGTCTTACTAGAATTTAGTATGAGAACTCCTTGGAAGGACATTCAAGAGGCCGTTCATGAGGTGATGTTATTAGGAGTAACACCCTTACTCGCCCATATTGAACGCTACGATGCTCTGGCTTACAAGGCTGAGCGTGTAGAGGAGCTGATCGACAAAGGATGTTACATGCAAGTTAATAGTAGCCATGTTTTGAAACCAGGATTAATTGGTGATAAGTCTAAAGAGTTTAAGAAACGTGTTCAGTACTTCTTAGAAAGAGACCTTGTTCACTGCGTTGCAAGTGATATGCACAATACTACAACACGTCCACCATTTATGAAGGATGCTTATCAGCTGATTGCCGAAGAATATGGCCAAGATAAAGCAAAAGCCTTGTTTAAGAAAAATCCGCTAATATTATTAAAAAATCAGGTCTTGTAG
- a CDS encoding tyrosine-protein kinase — protein MATLEIARTKKELVKKTEEYFNAIRTNIQLSGSDIKVVGITSVQSNEGKSTTAASLAIAYARSGYKTVLLDADIRNSVMSGFFKPTTKITGLTDYLAGTTDLSQGLCDTDIQNLTVIESGKISPNPTALLQSKHFENLVATLRRYYDYVIVDCPPLGMVIDAAIIAQRCDAMAVVVEAGNVKRSSVKKVRDQLEQTGTSFLGVILNKYDVTTEKYGDYGNYGNYGNYGKKA, from the coding sequence ATGGCAACTTTAGAAATTGCGCGTACGAAAAAAGAACTTGTTAAAAAAACAGAAGAATATTTCAATGCCATTCGAACCAATATCCAATTAAGCGGTTCAGACATCAAGGTAGTTGGTATTACTTCAGTACAATCCAATGAAGGAAAAAGTACGACGGCTGCTAGCTTAGCAATTGCCTATGCTCGCTCAGGTTATAAAACGGTTCTTCTTGACGCAGATATTCGAAATTCAGTTATGTCTGGTTTCTTCAAGCCAACAACAAAAATTACAGGCTTGACAGACTATCTGGCTGGAACGACAGATTTATCACAGGGCTTGTGTGATACTGATATCCAAAATTTGACTGTTATTGAGTCTGGAAAAATTTCTCCAAACCCTACTGCCCTCTTGCAGAGTAAGCATTTTGAAAACTTGGTTGCGACCCTCCGTCGCTATTACGACTACGTTATCGTAGACTGTCCACCTTTAGGAATGGTTATCGACGCGGCTATTATTGCCCAACGCTGTGATGCTATGGCGGTAGTCGTTGAGGCTGGAAATGTCAAACGTTCATCTGTTAAGAAAGTAAGAGATCAGTTGGAGCAAACTGGGACATCATTCCTTGGTGTCATTTTGAACAAATATGATGTGACAACCGAAAAATATGGTGATTATGGTAATTACGGAAACTATGGTAATTATGGAAAGAAAGCCTAA
- a CDS encoding Wzz/FepE/Etk N-terminal domain-containing protein produces MNNQEVNAIEIDVLFLLKTIWRKKILIFLTAMIGAGAAFVYSAFLVTPQYDSTTRIYVVSQNVEAGVGLTNQDLQAGTYLVKDYKEIILSQDVLALVSSDLNLSEDLKEKVTVSIPVDTRIVSITVRDADPNKASRIANSLRAVAAQKIIDVTKVNDVTTLEEAVPAEEPSTPLTERNIAIGLVAGAFLAIALVLVVEILDDRVKRPQDVEEVLGMPLLGVVPDSKKLK; encoded by the coding sequence ATGAATAATCAAGAAGTAAATGCAATTGAAATTGATGTGCTGTTTTTGTTAAAAACAATTTGGAGAAAGAAAATCCTCATCTTCCTAACCGCAATGATTGGGGCAGGAGCTGCCTTCGTCTATAGTGCATTTTTGGTTACTCCTCAATATGATTCCACAACACGAATCTATGTAGTTAGTCAAAATGTGGAGGCTGGTGTTGGATTAACCAACCAAGACCTCCAAGCAGGTACCTATCTGGTAAAAGACTATAAAGAAATTATTCTTTCGCAAGATGTTTTAGCGCTTGTGTCATCTGATTTGAATCTTTCAGAAGATTTAAAAGAAAAAGTAACTGTTTCTATCCCAGTTGATACTCGTATTGTTTCGATTACTGTTCGAGATGCTGATCCGAATAAAGCGTCGCGTATTGCTAATAGTTTGCGGGCTGTTGCAGCGCAGAAGATTATAGATGTTACCAAGGTTAATGATGTCACAACTTTGGAAGAAGCTGTACCAGCAGAAGAGCCCTCAACGCCACTTACTGAGAGAAATATTGCGATTGGCTTGGTAGCAGGTGCCTTTCTTGCCATTGCCCTGGTCCTTGTCGTAGAAATTTTAGATGATCGTGTGAAGAGACCACAAGATGTTGAAGAAGTATTAGGTATGCCACTCCTGGGTGTGGTACCAGATTCTAAGAAATTGAAATAG